One region of Candidatus Neomarinimicrobiota bacterium genomic DNA includes:
- a CDS encoding dUTP diphosphatase, whose translation MFRKTRSCRLGASASWLWGLVYTTSGSGPRIKVKLKIKPFNASISSLYTDHSHFHPGDAGLDLFAPNEVTIGGRETTPIHLQVACEMEGGRPYLLMPRSSISKTPLRLANSIGLIDGGYRGELIAFCDNISEQAYTVEAGQRLFQVVAMDGAPLEIEIVSELSESSRGDGGFGSTGS comes from the coding sequence ATCTTTCGCAAGACTCGATCCTGCCGGCTTGGGGCCTCGGCTTCTTGGCTGTGGGGACTGGTGTATACTACCTCTGGAAGCGGACCAAGGATTAAAGTGAAACTTAAGATAAAGCCGTTTAACGCTTCTATCTCATCTCTTTATACAGATCACAGCCACTTCCATCCTGGTGATGCCGGCCTTGATCTGTTTGCGCCGAATGAGGTGACTATAGGTGGCCGCGAGACGACGCCGATCCATCTGCAGGTGGCGTGTGAAATGGAAGGGGGTCGGCCCTATCTTCTGATGCCGAGGTCAAGCATTTCCAAAACACCACTCAGACTGGCAAATTCAATAGGACTTATTGATGGCGGCTACAGAGGGGAACTTATCGCCTTTTGTGATAACATTAGTGAACAAGCATACACCGTGGAAGCTGGTCAGAGATTATTCCAGGTTGTCGCCATGGACGGAGCACCGCTGGAGATCGAGATCGTGAGCGAATTGAGCGAATCGTCCCGCGGCGATGGTGGTTTCGGGAGTACAGGTTCATGA
- the folK gene encoding 2-amino-4-hydroxy-6-hydroxymethyldihydropteridine diphosphokinase, with the protein MTIDAYLSLGSNIAPRFETLQTAISSLCSLPGSDVESVSTIYETEAVASYSQADYLNCAIHIKTELTPEALITSCQEIEFSNGRPVSRDKSAPRTLDIDIIFYGDRIINSGKLIVPHPRYADRRFVLEPLAEIAPNYICPDTGTSVAHTLDQCTDRSRVQLFSLETV; encoded by the coding sequence TTGACCATCGACGCTTATCTCAGTCTCGGCTCCAATATTGCACCAAGATTTGAAACCCTTCAAACCGCTATCAGTTCGCTTTGCTCACTTCCCGGCTCAGATGTTGAATCGGTCTCGACGATTTATGAGACTGAAGCAGTAGCGTCTTATTCTCAGGCTGATTATCTCAACTGTGCAATCCATATTAAAACGGAGCTGACACCTGAGGCATTGATAACAAGTTGCCAGGAGATTGAATTTTCCAACGGCCGGCCAGTAAGCCGGGATAAGAGTGCACCCCGCACGCTGGATATTGATATCATCTTCTACGGCGACCGAATAATCAACTCCGGCAAACTCATTGTTCCTCATCCTAGATATGCAGACAGGCGGTTTGTCTTGGAGCCGCTTGCGGAGATTGCGCCTAATTATATCTGTCCTGATACAGGAACCTCAGTAGCACACACTCTTGATCAATGTACCGATCGTTCCCGTGTCCAGCTATTTTCTCTGGAGACTGTGTGA
- the folB gene encoding dihydroneopterin aldolase, which yields MLVIRLTKMLFYGYHGVDESEQKRGGTFEVDLELKGNLSISMESDHLEDTVDYAEIYQTVHDCLTGTRYFLLEALASHIADSILSSYPLNSVKVTVRKPHAPVKGVLGSVEVEIEKER from the coding sequence ATGCTAGTCATCCGATTGACAAAGATGCTTTTTTACGGCTACCATGGTGTAGACGAATCGGAGCAAAAACGCGGAGGCACCTTCGAAGTGGATCTCGAATTGAAGGGGAATCTATCAATATCCATGGAGTCTGACCACTTGGAGGATACCGTTGATTATGCTGAAATTTACCAGACCGTTCACGACTGCCTTACCGGGACGAGGTATTTTCTTCTGGAAGCACTGGCGTCTCACATTGCTGATTCCATTCTTTCCAGCTATCCCCTTAATTCTGTAAAGGTCACTGTTCGTAAGCCCCACGCACCCGTGAAAGGTGTTCTCGGCTCTGTTGAGGTTGAGATTGAAAAGGAGAGGTAA
- the groL gene encoding chaperonin GroEL translates to MAKQIEYDADARNALKAGVDKLANAVRVTLGPRGRNVVIEKKFGAPTSTKDGVTVAKEIELENNLENMGAQMLREVASKTSDVAGDGTTTATIFAQAIIREGMKNVTAGANPMEIKRGIDAAVGVVVEGLASQSKDLPGKTEIAQVAKISANNDPEIGDLIADAMEKVGKDGVITVEEAKSTETSLEVVEGMQFDRGYLSPYFITNPDNMEAELDDSAILIHDKKISTMKDLLPILEKTSQSGKSLLIIAEDVDGEAIATLVVNKLRGTLKVAAIKAPGFGDRRKAMLEDIAVLTGGTVISEEQGYKLENATLSYLGKAKRIVMDKDNTTIVSGGGKTDMIKARINEIKVHIDKSTSDYDKEKLQERLAKLSGGVAVLNVGASTEVEMKEKKARVEDALHATRAAVEEGIVPGGGVALIRTLDKVAKMKLSDEQMVGANIILRALEEPLRQIANNAGHEASIVVQKVKESKGDTGFDANSEKYVKMFEAGIIDPTKVTRIAIQNAASIAGLMLTTEALVAEIPEKEPPMPMPPGGDMGGMGGMM, encoded by the coding sequence ATGGCGAAACAGATTGAATACGACGCCGATGCCCGTAACGCCTTGAAAGCCGGTGTAGACAAACTCGCTAATGCTGTAAGGGTGACGTTGGGACCTAGGGGTAGGAATGTCGTTATCGAAAAGAAGTTTGGTGCCCCTACATCCACCAAAGACGGTGTGACTGTGGCAAAGGAAATCGAACTTGAAAATAATCTTGAGAACATGGGTGCACAGATGTTGCGGGAAGTGGCATCTAAGACGTCTGATGTGGCCGGTGACGGTACCACAACCGCTACTATTTTTGCACAGGCGATCATCCGCGAAGGGATGAAGAATGTTACTGCCGGCGCAAATCCAATGGAGATCAAGCGCGGTATTGACGCCGCCGTTGGAGTGGTTGTTGAAGGCCTTGCGAGCCAAAGCAAGGATCTTCCCGGAAAGACTGAGATCGCTCAGGTAGCTAAAATCTCCGCCAATAATGATCCTGAAATCGGTGACCTTATTGCCGATGCTATGGAAAAGGTTGGTAAAGATGGTGTTATCACGGTTGAAGAAGCGAAATCCACTGAGACCTCTCTTGAGGTGGTGGAAGGTATGCAGTTCGACCGTGGATACCTGTCGCCGTATTTCATTACCAATCCAGATAACATGGAAGCGGAGTTGGATGATTCGGCCATTCTGATCCACGATAAGAAAATCAGCACCATGAAGGATCTTCTCCCGATTTTGGAGAAAACGTCTCAGTCCGGCAAGAGCTTGCTTATCATCGCCGAGGATGTGGATGGTGAAGCCATTGCCACGCTCGTGGTGAACAAGCTCCGCGGTACCCTCAAAGTAGCTGCCATTAAGGCACCTGGTTTCGGTGACCGCCGGAAGGCTATGCTTGAGGATATCGCTGTCCTTACAGGTGGAACAGTAATTTCTGAAGAGCAAGGCTACAAACTGGAAAACGCTACACTTTCCTATCTTGGGAAGGCAAAACGAATAGTGATGGATAAAGATAATACAACCATCGTTTCGGGTGGAGGTAAAACCGACATGATCAAGGCCCGTATCAATGAGATCAAGGTTCACATTGATAAGTCTACTTCGGATTACGACAAAGAGAAGCTCCAAGAGCGTCTCGCGAAATTATCCGGTGGTGTGGCTGTTTTGAATGTTGGTGCTTCTACAGAAGTGGAGATGAAAGAGAAGAAGGCCCGCGTTGAGGATGCCCTCCACGCCACTCGTGCAGCAGTGGAAGAGGGGATTGTCCCCGGTGGCGGTGTAGCACTCATCCGGACCCTCGACAAGGTTGCAAAGATGAAGCTCTCCGATGAGCAAATGGTGGGCGCTAACATTATCCTTCGTGCGCTGGAAGAACCACTGCGGCAGATTGCAAACAATGCTGGCCATGAGGCCTCCATTGTTGTGCAAAAGGTGAAGGAAAGCAAAGGTGATACAGGGTTTGATGCAAACAGTGAAAAGTATGTGAAAATGTTCGAAGCTGGTATTATCGATCCCACTAAAGTGACAAGAATCGCCATTCAGAACGCAGCATCTATTGCTGGTCTAATGTTGACCACTGAGGCGCTGGTTGCGGAGATTCCTGAAAAGGAACCCCCAATGCCGATGCCTCCGGGTGGAGACATGGGTGGTATGGGCGGAATGATGTAA
- a CDS encoding (2Fe-2S) ferredoxin domain-containing protein has protein sequence MKYKKHIFVCINERPPDSPKGCCASGGGSDIRYEFVKLINEHGLKGKVRSNKSGCLDACEVGPAVVIYPDGLWYTGVTVKDVPEIFEKSVLNDEPVDRLLASEKTWDDLAKLRSAEG, from the coding sequence GTGAAATATAAGAAACACATCTTCGTCTGTATCAACGAGCGGCCACCGGACAGTCCCAAAGGGTGCTGTGCCTCAGGAGGAGGGAGTGATATTCGTTACGAATTTGTCAAGCTGATCAATGAGCACGGGCTAAAAGGGAAAGTTCGCTCGAACAAGTCCGGTTGCCTTGATGCCTGTGAGGTGGGCCCAGCGGTGGTGATCTATCCCGATGGACTGTGGTATACGGGTGTTACTGTGAAGGATGTTCCTGAAATATTCGAAAAATCAGTACTGAACGATGAGCCGGTTGACCGACTCCTAGCTAGTGAAAAAACTTGGGATGATCTCGCCAAATTGCGGTCTGCTGAAGGGTAA
- a CDS encoding adenosylhomocysteinase, which translates to MSKIKDKSLEGEGRRALGWAGENMPILASIRKRYEKEKPLTGLSVGVAMHLEQKTGVLLQTLQAGGAEISASSCNPLTTHDAVAAALSQEMDIFGWSGQSKEEYYSCLESVIRSVPKITVDDGGDLIFMLHSKYPAMLNDIIGGCEETTTGVIRLKAMSKDGELKVPVIAVNNAYSKYLFDNRYGSGQSVIDAIASATNMLIAGKTVVVVGYGWVGRGVAMRLRGMGARVVVVETAASLNQQGQSGYHRGLEALYDGNWVMSMEEAALIGDIFITATGNKHVVSKHHFKEMKENVILANAGHFNNEIDVDSLQAMSKESKEIMPNLVRYRLKNGKSVMLLSEGRLVNLARPSGHGHPIEIMDGSFAVQALCVEYLAKNGESLAAEVYDVPSDLDEEVARLALTAQGIFLQKPTPQQVDYVSAWEEGT; encoded by the coding sequence ATGAGTAAAATAAAAGATAAATCACTGGAGGGAGAGGGCCGGCGGGCTCTCGGTTGGGCAGGTGAAAATATGCCCATCCTGGCCAGCATTCGGAAGAGATACGAGAAGGAGAAACCGCTTACGGGGCTGTCCGTCGGAGTTGCCATGCACCTTGAGCAGAAAACTGGTGTTCTGCTTCAGACGCTTCAGGCTGGCGGTGCCGAAATTTCGGCAAGTTCCTGTAATCCTCTCACAACCCATGATGCTGTGGCGGCGGCCCTGTCGCAGGAGATGGACATATTCGGTTGGTCGGGCCAGAGTAAAGAGGAGTATTACAGCTGTCTCGAGTCCGTTATCCGATCAGTGCCGAAAATTACCGTAGATGATGGCGGCGATCTCATCTTTATGCTCCATTCCAAGTATCCTGCCATGCTAAACGATATCATTGGTGGATGTGAAGAAACCACTACTGGTGTTATCCGGCTGAAAGCCATGAGCAAGGACGGAGAGCTGAAGGTACCCGTCATTGCGGTGAACAACGCCTACTCAAAATATCTTTTTGATAACCGGTACGGTAGTGGCCAGAGCGTTATTGATGCCATCGCTTCCGCCACCAATATGCTCATCGCCGGGAAGACAGTAGTAGTGGTGGGCTACGGCTGGGTAGGCCGGGGCGTAGCCATGCGGCTTAGGGGCATGGGTGCAAGGGTGGTTGTGGTTGAGACAGCCGCCTCTCTGAACCAGCAGGGGCAGTCCGGTTATCACAGAGGACTGGAAGCCCTCTACGATGGGAATTGGGTCATGTCCATGGAAGAGGCGGCATTAATCGGTGACATTTTCATCACAGCTACCGGAAATAAGCATGTTGTATCCAAACATCATTTTAAGGAAATGAAAGAGAATGTTATTCTCGCCAATGCGGGTCATTTTAATAACGAGATTGATGTTGATTCTTTGCAGGCGATGAGCAAGGAATCAAAAGAGATTATGCCTAATCTGGTCCGCTACCGGCTGAAAAACGGGAAAAGTGTCATGCTTCTCTCTGAGGGGCGGCTAGTGAACCTGGCCCGCCCCTCGGGGCACGGTCACCCCATCGAGATCATGGATGGTAGTTTTGCTGTCCAGGCCCTTTGTGTGGAGTATCTTGCTAAGAACGGAGAAAGTCTCGCGGCGGAAGTTTATGATGTTCCATCAGACCTCGATGAAGAAGTAGCGAGATTGGCCTTAACTGCTCAAGGGATCTTTCTTCAAAAGCCTACCCCTCAACAGGTAGATTACGTATCTGCCTGGGAAGAGGGTACGTAG
- a CDS encoding alcohol dehydrogenase, with protein sequence MKAVRIHQHGGPEVLTWDEMETPSCPSDKVLLEVKAASINHLDLWVRKGFPGIELPLIMGSDASGVIAEVGSEVTGWNSGDEVMVQPGIYCGECKFCKLGKENFCVKFGIIGETGDGTQCHFSAVKPENLGRKPTAVSFEEAASFPLVFLTAYTMLVRRAKIEEGENVLVLGAGSGVGSAAIQIAKHFGCTVMATAGNEDKLQYARDLGADLTVDHYNEKIHERVREFTEGWGADIVFEHVGEATWPSSMRSLAHGGRLVTCGATTGPKARIEIRHLFHKQQTIMGSTMGDAAAFTELLDLLEKGALKPILDRTFPMSDAAEAHRYIEEGKQFGKVVLMPY encoded by the coding sequence ATGAAAGCGGTTCGAATTCACCAACACGGCGGTCCAGAAGTGCTGACATGGGATGAGATGGAGACACCGTCTTGTCCCTCAGACAAAGTATTGCTGGAAGTGAAGGCTGCTTCCATCAATCACCTTGACCTCTGGGTCCGAAAGGGTTTTCCCGGTATTGAGCTGCCCCTCATTATGGGTAGTGACGCTTCAGGCGTCATCGCCGAAGTCGGTTCTGAAGTCACCGGCTGGAATTCCGGTGATGAGGTAATGGTCCAACCCGGTATCTATTGTGGCGAATGCAAATTCTGCAAACTGGGGAAAGAAAACTTTTGTGTCAAATTTGGAATCATTGGTGAAACGGGAGACGGTACCCAGTGCCACTTTTCTGCTGTCAAGCCCGAGAATCTCGGACGAAAGCCTACCGCCGTTTCATTTGAAGAAGCAGCCTCTTTTCCTCTGGTTTTTCTTACTGCCTATACCATGTTGGTTCGAAGGGCGAAAATTGAGGAAGGGGAGAATGTTCTCGTCCTCGGTGCAGGTTCAGGTGTGGGCAGCGCTGCCATTCAGATCGCGAAGCATTTTGGATGCACCGTAATGGCCACAGCGGGGAACGAAGATAAACTTCAGTACGCCAGAGATCTTGGCGCAGATTTGACCGTAGATCACTACAACGAAAAGATTCATGAGCGTGTTCGCGAATTTACGGAAGGGTGGGGTGCCGATATTGTTTTCGAACACGTGGGTGAAGCGACGTGGCCATCGAGTATGCGGTCACTGGCACACGGCGGCCGGCTTGTGACATGCGGAGCCACCACCGGGCCCAAAGCAAGGATTGAGATCAGGCACCTGTTTCACAAACAACAGACCATCATGGGTTCCACTATGGGCGATGCGGCGGCGTTTACTGAACTGCTGGATCTTCTTGAGAAGGGAGCTCTGAAACCCATTCTCGATCGAACTTTCCCCATGTCAGATGCTGCTGAAGCTCACCGCTACATCGAGGAGGGGAAACAGTTCGGGAAAGTGGTGCTTATGCCGTATTAA
- a CDS encoding FAD-dependent monooxygenase, translated as MLLIGAGLAGPLLARFLALRDYRVKILERRPDIRKTKMSAGRSINLALSKRGLHALEQVNAHKQVMAEAIPMKGRLMHAVDGTTSFHRYGQDDSEVICSVSRRGLNKLLMNSAEETGKVEILFNEKCIDADLDEGSVDHENQDTGKTTETYANQIIATDGSASVIRKKMGKLEGYKEKMEPLSHGYKELTIPANEDGSFKLEPNVLHIWPRGNYMLIALPNSDGTFTCTLFFPMEGNPSFASLDITDKVIHFFREVFPDAISYLKNLEEEFFLNEAGNLGTVKSWPWNVEDRFLLMGDAAHAIVPFFGQGINAGFEDCTVLNEYFDEHGDNWGKIFESFGKQRKPDTDAIAQMALENYIEMRSDTADPRFLMKKEIEFALERRFPNRFIPRYSMVAFHRIPYSECLRRGRIQASILDILCSEIKSVDDMDWERAEKMIREALEKIGVS; from the coding sequence ATCCTACTCATCGGAGCTGGTCTGGCGGGGCCGCTCCTTGCCAGATTCCTTGCCCTGAGAGATTATAGAGTAAAGATCCTGGAGCGCCGACCCGACATTCGGAAAACTAAGATGAGTGCGGGAAGATCCATTAATCTTGCACTCTCAAAAAGAGGTCTCCACGCTCTTGAACAGGTCAATGCTCATAAACAGGTAATGGCCGAAGCTATCCCCATGAAAGGGCGTTTGATGCATGCCGTGGATGGTACAACCAGTTTTCATCGGTACGGTCAGGATGACAGCGAAGTAATCTGCTCCGTCTCTCGAAGGGGGTTAAATAAACTTCTTATGAATTCTGCGGAAGAGACAGGCAAGGTAGAGATCTTATTCAACGAAAAGTGCATCGATGCCGATCTTGATGAAGGTAGTGTGGATCATGAAAATCAAGATACCGGTAAGACGACTGAAACTTATGCGAATCAAATTATTGCTACTGATGGCTCAGCTTCAGTAATTCGAAAAAAAATGGGAAAGCTTGAGGGGTATAAAGAAAAGATGGAACCGCTCTCACATGGTTACAAGGAGCTAACTATCCCGGCTAATGAGGACGGTAGTTTCAAGCTTGAGCCTAATGTGCTTCATATCTGGCCTCGAGGCAACTATATGCTTATCGCCCTTCCCAACAGCGATGGAACGTTCACCTGCACCCTCTTCTTCCCTATGGAAGGCAACCCCAGTTTTGCATCTCTTGATATAACGGATAAAGTCATCCATTTTTTTAGAGAAGTGTTCCCGGACGCAATTTCCTATCTGAAGAATCTGGAAGAAGAATTTTTTCTTAACGAAGCGGGAAATCTCGGGACGGTGAAAAGTTGGCCATGGAATGTGGAAGATCGATTTCTATTAATGGGAGATGCCGCTCACGCCATTGTTCCATTTTTTGGCCAGGGTATCAATGCCGGCTTTGAGGATTGTACGGTCCTCAACGAATATTTTGATGAGCATGGTGACAACTGGGGAAAAATCTTTGAATCATTCGGTAAACAGCGAAAACCGGATACGGACGCCATTGCACAGATGGCACTGGAGAATTATATCGAAATGCGAAGTGACACAGCTGACCCAAGGTTCCTCATGAAAAAAGAGATTGAATTTGCTCTGGAGCGGCGATTCCCAAACCGCTTCATCCCCCGCTATTCCATGGTGGCGTTCCACCGTATTCCCTATAGTGAATGTTTAAGGCGAGGACGTATTCAGGCGTCGATTTTGGATATATTGTGTTCGGAGATCAAATCCGTAGATGACATGGACTGGGAGCGGGCTGAAAAAATGATCCGGGAGGCACTGGAAAAAATCGGCGTTAGTTAA
- a CDS encoding amino acid permease gives MSNSPKRVVRTFDATNMVAGNMIGSSVFLLSGYAAAPVLDGTWLVVAWVVGGIMAILGALAIAELSTEFPEIGGDFLYLKKIYGVYPAFLYGWMSLMIFETGSIAILAVFGGKYLKEFLPGVPLSVPALASVLVIFFSGLHCLRITIGSRFQSILTVAKIGGVILLSIILFTKTSSLPPAVQASSNDGSPLIGLSRALIPIFFAYTGWNVAGYIAGEIHNPRKTLPFALIGGTLITTVIYVIVQLGFLKAVGIEAMRNEEMVPLRALEAVAAEEWSIYLTILIFVSVISSLSITIQTAGARVIQAMGDHEVFFRFTAKRHPRFNTPVNALMVQAAWCIVMLYAFKSISDLVDTTAVVMILFSALSISTMLKIGRGKGSENRYRTPLFPLVPVAYIGCALFVSWGVIQFHLSQDSILPAWGLGFLAVGTGVYYLWKRTKD, from the coding sequence ATGTCAAATTCACCTAAACGTGTTGTCAGAACATTCGATGCCACCAACATGGTGGCGGGGAACATGATCGGCTCTTCGGTCTTTCTCCTGTCGGGGTATGCCGCCGCGCCTGTTCTTGATGGAACTTGGCTTGTTGTAGCGTGGGTTGTAGGAGGGATCATGGCCATCCTCGGTGCGCTTGCCATTGCCGAACTTTCCACAGAATTCCCCGAGATCGGCGGTGATTTCCTTTATCTAAAAAAAATTTACGGCGTCTATCCGGCGTTTCTGTATGGCTGGATGAGCCTCATGATATTTGAGACAGGGTCTATTGCCATCCTGGCTGTTTTCGGTGGAAAGTACTTGAAGGAATTTTTGCCCGGAGTTCCACTTTCAGTACCTGCACTTGCATCTGTGCTGGTGATTTTCTTTTCCGGGCTCCACTGCCTCAGAATCACCATCGGCTCCCGGTTTCAGTCCATTCTCACGGTGGCGAAGATCGGTGGAGTGATTCTCCTATCAATCATCCTGTTCACGAAAACGTCATCACTGCCCCCCGCCGTGCAAGCGAGCTCTAACGATGGCAGTCCTCTTATCGGTTTGTCGAGAGCGCTGATCCCCATCTTTTTTGCCTATACGGGGTGGAATGTGGCGGGCTACATTGCTGGGGAGATTCACAACCCGAGGAAGACACTGCCGTTTGCCCTTATCGGAGGGACGCTCATCACCACCGTCATCTACGTGATCGTTCAATTAGGTTTTCTCAAGGCGGTAGGTATTGAAGCGATGCGGAACGAGGAGATGGTGCCGCTGCGGGCGCTTGAAGCGGTGGCGGCTGAGGAGTGGTCCATCTATCTTACAATCCTCATCTTTGTAAGTGTTATCAGTTCTCTCTCCATCACCATTCAGACGGCGGGAGCTCGGGTGATCCAGGCCATGGGTGACCATGAAGTCTTCTTCCGTTTCACCGCAAAGCGGCACCCAAGGTTCAATACACCGGTTAACGCCCTCATGGTCCAGGCTGCGTGGTGCATCGTTATGCTCTACGCATTCAAGAGTATCAGCGACCTTGTGGACACCACCGCCGTCGTCATGATACTTTTCTCCGCTCTATCTATTTCCACCATGCTGAAAATCGGTCGGGGGAAAGGAAGTGAGAACAGGTACAGAACACCCTTGTTTCCACTTGTTCCCGTTGCCTACATTGGCTGCGCATTATTCGTTTCATGGGGTGTGATTCAGTTTCATCTTTCGCAAGACTCGATCCTGCCGGCTTGGGGCCTCGGCTTCTTGGCTGTGGGGACTGGTGTATACTACCTCTGGAAGCGGACCAAGGATTAA
- a CDS encoding deoxynucleoside kinase — MYRSFPCPAIFSGDCVKNLYYVSIEGVIGVGKTSLAHLLEERLNAKLVMEKFDENPFLADFYLDPERYAFQTQLFFLLSRYRQQQELRQTDVFHKLVISDYMFVKDRLFASLNLDDKEMSLYDSVAKILEKNILNPDLVIYLQAETPKLMERITLRGRDFEKNMSQDYIDALNQVYNEYFFRFQESPLLIINTNDIDFVHNEEDLEEVIRYIRQPVSGTKFFNPASNL; from the coding sequence ATGTACCGATCGTTCCCGTGTCCAGCTATTTTCTCTGGAGACTGTGTGAAGAACCTCTACTATGTATCCATCGAAGGGGTAATTGGTGTTGGCAAGACCAGCCTGGCCCACCTTTTAGAGGAGCGGTTGAATGCTAAACTCGTTATGGAAAAATTCGATGAGAATCCATTTTTGGCAGATTTTTATCTTGATCCTGAGCGATATGCTTTTCAGACACAGCTCTTTTTCTTGCTGAGTCGCTATCGCCAACAACAAGAACTCCGTCAGACAGACGTCTTCCATAAACTGGTTATTTCCGATTACATGTTTGTGAAAGATCGTCTCTTTGCCTCACTCAATCTGGATGACAAGGAGATGTCACTCTATGATTCTGTGGCCAAGATTCTTGAAAAAAATATTCTTAATCCTGACCTAGTAATTTACTTACAGGCGGAAACACCTAAGCTTATGGAGCGCATTACTCTAAGGGGAAGGGACTTTGAAAAAAACATGTCCCAGGATTACATTGATGCTTTGAATCAGGTTTACAACGAATATTTTTTCAGGTTCCAGGAGAGCCCACTGCTGATCATAAATACGAACGATATCGATTTTGTCCATAACGAGGAGGATTTGGAAGAAGTCATACGTTACATTCGCCAGCCAGTTAGTGGAACAAAGTTCTTTAACCCGGCATCTAATCTCTGA
- a CDS encoding co-chaperone GroES, translated as MALKIKPLADRVVIEPGEVEDVSAGGIILPDTAQEKPQQGKVVAVGPGKVSDAGTLVEPTVKKGDNVLYGKYSGTEVTIDGTEYSIMRESDILAVL; from the coding sequence ATGGCACTAAAAATTAAGCCTCTGGCTGACAGAGTCGTTATCGAGCCTGGCGAGGTTGAAGATGTTTCAGCAGGTGGAATTATCCTTCCAGACACTGCTCAGGAAAAACCTCAGCAGGGGAAAGTGGTTGCCGTTGGCCCTGGAAAAGTTAGTGACGCCGGCACACTGGTTGAGCCGACCGTCAAGAAAGGGGACAATGTCCTCTACGGTAAGTATTCCGGGACGGAGGTAACTATTGACGGTACTGAGTACTCGATCATGCGCGAGAGTGATATTCTCGCTGTCCTTTAA
- a CDS encoding DoxX family protein codes for MDIFQGIVKDRINVGLLLLRVFSGYLILVNHGFGKITAGPSRWEKLGGAMERLGIDFFPTFWGFMASFSESFCGLFLVLGIFTIPASFLLSVTMFMAAYGHVVTGKGSPELAFVYGAIFLALMIMGPGKYSLDRKFFPHLS; via the coding sequence ATGGATATTTTTCAAGGGATTGTGAAAGACAGAATCAATGTGGGACTGCTATTGCTTAGGGTTTTTTCCGGTTATCTCATCCTTGTGAATCACGGTTTTGGAAAAATTACAGCGGGCCCTAGCCGATGGGAAAAACTTGGTGGCGCTATGGAACGGTTGGGTATCGACTTCTTTCCCACTTTCTGGGGATTTATGGCCTCATTCTCAGAGTCGTTCTGTGGTCTGTTTTTGGTGCTTGGTATTTTCACCATTCCTGCTTCATTTTTATTATCGGTCACCATGTTTATGGCGGCATACGGCCATGTAGTAACGGGGAAAGGGAGTCCTGAACTGGCTTTCGTCTACGGTGCTATTTTCCTTGCGCTCATGATCATGGGTCCGGGAAAATACAGCCTGGACCGGAAATTCTTTCCTCACCTTTCATGA